From the Nevskia ramosa DSM 11499 genome, the window GTCGCAATCGATGGTGATGGTCAGGCCGGCCATGGCGTCGAGATCGAGCACCGAGCGCAGGGAACGGCCGATCAGGCGCTGGATTTCCTGGGTGCGGCCGCTCTGCTTGCCCTGCGCCGCTTCGCGCTTGGAGCGCGTGTGCGTGGAGCGCGGCAGCATGCCGTATTCGGCGGTCAGCCAGCCGCCGTCCTTCTTCCACGAGGGGCCCCGTTCCTCGACGCTCGCCGTGCACAGCACCTGGGTATCGCCGAACGCGACCAGCACCGAACCTTCGGCATGGCGCGTGAACTGACGCTGGATCGTGACGGGACGAAGCTGGTCAGGCGCGCGGTTTGAAGGACGGGTCACTGGGGTCTGCGGCAGGGGAGCGGGCGCGGAGTATACCGCCGCCCATGCGAGGCCAAGCCCGTGCCCAAGGCAGACGCCAGACCAGCAGCACGGCGAGGATGGCGGCGTACAGCAGCGGTTCCGACAGGTCTTTCTTGACCAGCCAGAGGTAGTGCAGCACGCCGAGGATCGCCGCCGGATAGACCAGCCGATGAAGCATTTTCCAGCGCCGTTTCAGGCGCCGCTGCCAGCCATCGGTCGAGGTGATCGCCAGCGGCAGCAGGAACAGCCAGGCGGTGAAACCGACGGTGATGTACAGGCGCTTGACCAGATCCTCGCCGAGCTTCGCCAGTGCCTGAGCCGGCGCCAGAATGTTGAGATCGAAGACGATGTAGACGGCGAAATGCAGGCAGATGTAGGCGTAGGCCCACAAGCCGACGGTCCGCCGCAGTTTCAGCGGCCAGACCCAGCCGGTGAGGCTGCGCAGCGGCGTCATCGCCAGACTCAGCAGCAGGAAGCGCAGCGACCAGTCACCGAGCGCGTGCTCGAGGAACTCGATCGGATTGGCGCCGAGCCGGCCATTCAGCAGCCGCTCGACGAGCATCACCAGCGGCGTCAGCGCCAGCAGCCAGATCAGCGCTCGCGCCAGCCGCAGCCGGGTCACCGGACCGATGCTCATCAATAGTTCTTGCGCAGGTCCATGCCGGCGTACAGCGAAGCCACTTCCGGATAGCCGTTGAACGGCAGGGTCGAGCGCCGGAACAGTTCGCCGAGGCGGCGTTCGCTGGCCTGACTCCAGCGCGGATGATCGACCGCCGGATTGACGTTCGCGTAAAAACCATATTCGTCAGGGCCGAGTTGATTCCAGGTGGTTTCCGGCTGGGTTTCGGTGAAGCGGATCCTGACGATCGACTTCACCCCCTTGAAGCCGTACTTCCAAGGGGTGATCAACCGCAGCGGCGCACCGTTCTGGTTCGGCAGCACCCGGCCGTAGAGCCCGACCACCATGAACGCCAGCGGGTGCATGGCTTCGTCGATACGCAGGGCTTCGCGGTACGGATACTCCAGCACGCGGCGCTTGATCATCGGCATCTGCACCGGATCGGCAAGCGTGAAGAACTGCACGAACTTGGCTTTGGAGTTCGGCTTGAAGCGCTTGATCAGATCAGCCAGCGAAAAGCCGATCCAGGGCACGACGACGCTCCAGGCTTCGACGCAACGCATCCGGTAGACGCGTTCTTCAAGCTGCTGCGGCTTGATCAGATCATCGATGCCGAGCACGCCGGGGGCATCGCATTCGCCTTCGACGGTGACCGTCCACGGCCGGATTTTCAGGGTGCTCGCGTAGCTTGCCGGATCGGATTTGTCGGTGCCGAACTCGTAATAGTTGTTGTACTGGGTGATGTCTTCGTAGCTGCAGAGCTTTTCGCCGCCGGCCATCTCCGTTTTCTTGCTGACCTCGAGCGTCGCCAGGCCGGATTTGGCGGCGCCATCGGCAGCGGCGGCCTCGGCCTTTGGTGTTTCCTTGGCATCGCTGCAGGCGGACAAGGCCAGCCCGACCGTCGCAAGTCCCATCTTGGCGAGAAAGTGACGGCGATCCTGAAATACCGGCTCGGGCGTGATCTCGCTGGAAGCGATCGGAAACTCGGGGGCTACGCGAATCAGCATGGCGGTGGCTCGGGTCAGGCAGTGATGACGGTCTGACCGCAGCTTAACCAGCCGGTTTCGCCGTAACATGGTTCAGGTACGCGAAGACATGAAAGACGGACGCTTGAACACGCAAGACAACGAAGCGCTGCAGGAACTGGTCGATACCTTCGACATGCTCGGCGATTGGGAGGAGCGCTATCGCTACCTGATCGAACTCGGCCGCAAGTTGCCGGAGATGCCGGACGCCGAGCACAGCGAGATCAACAAGGTGCGCGGCTGCATGAGCCAGGTGTGGCTGGCCGGCGAAGTCGGGGACGATTCCCGCCTGCATCTGCGCGGTGATTCCGACGCCCACATCGTCAAGGGCCTGATCGCGCTGATCCTGGCGCTGACCGATGGCCGCACCGCGCAACAGGTACTCGATACCGACATCAAGGCCGCGTTCACGCAGCTGGGCCTGGAAAGCCATCTGTCGATGAACCGCCGCAATGGCT encodes:
- a CDS encoding sulfite oxidase heme-binding subunit YedZ, whose product is MSIGPVTRLRLARALIWLLALTPLVMLVERLLNGRLGANPIEFLEHALGDWSLRFLLLSLAMTPLRSLTGWVWPLKLRRTVGLWAYAYICLHFAVYIVFDLNILAPAQALAKLGEDLVKRLYITVGFTAWLFLLPLAITSTDGWQRRLKRRWKMLHRLVYPAAILGVLHYLWLVKKDLSEPLLYAAILAVLLVWRLPWARAWPRMGGGILRARSPAADPSDPSFKPRA
- a CDS encoding SufE family protein, translating into MKDGRLNTQDNEALQELVDTFDMLGDWEERYRYLIELGRKLPEMPDAEHSEINKVRGCMSQVWLAGEVGDDSRLHLRGDSDAHIVKGLIALILALTDGRTAQQVLDTDIKAAFTQLGLESHLSMNRRNGFYAMVERIKAMAAEAAR
- the msrP gene encoding protein-methionine-sulfoxide reductase catalytic subunit MsrP; translated protein: MIRVAPEFPIASSEITPEPVFQDRRHFLAKMGLATVGLALSACSDAKETPKAEAAAADGAAKSGLATLEVSKKTEMAGGEKLCSYEDITQYNNYYEFGTDKSDPASYASTLKIRPWTVTVEGECDAPGVLGIDDLIKPQQLEERVYRMRCVEAWSVVVPWIGFSLADLIKRFKPNSKAKFVQFFTLADPVQMPMIKRRVLEYPYREALRIDEAMHPLAFMVVGLYGRVLPNQNGAPLRLITPWKYGFKGVKSIVRIRFTETQPETTWNQLGPDEYGFYANVNPAVDHPRWSQASERRLGELFRRSTLPFNGYPEVASLYAGMDLRKNY